The Ananas comosus cultivar F153 linkage group 2, ASM154086v1, whole genome shotgun sequence genome contains a region encoding:
- the LOC109724257 gene encoding uncharacterized protein LOC109724257: MIISLEEISNLNPLFIPRSRTQHSARALPSSPSLHRPSYLDLFFDHSTTIDKTLIAMRSIAAAAAGMARARLRAAARARGGGGGEGAGRWTSPGTEEGPRGYLFNRTPAPPGESRKWEDWELPCYITSFLTIVILGVGLNAKPDLTLETWAHQKALERLQKQEQIAAAEAE, from the coding sequence ATGATAATCTCGCTGGAGgagatctcaaatctcaatcCCCTCTTCATTCCCCGAAGTCGAACTCAACACTCCGCTAGGGCTCTTCCTAGTTCCCCCTCGTTGCATCGTCCCTCCTACCTCGATCTCTTCTTCGATCACTCCACTACCATCGACAAAACCCTAATCGCGATGAGGtcgatcgcggcggcggcggcggggatggCGCGGGCGCGGCtgagggcggcggcgcgcgcgcggggaggcggcggcggcgagggcgcgGGGCGGTGGACAAGCCCGGGCACGGAGGAGGGCCCCAGGGGATACCTCTTCAACCGCACGCCCGCGCCCCCCGGGGAGTCGCGGAAATGGGAGGATTGGGAGCTCCCCTGCTACATCACCTCCTTCCTCACCATCGTCATCCTCGGCGTCGGCCTCAACGCCAAGCCCGATCTCACCCTCGAGACCTGGGCCCACCAGAAGGCCCTCGAGCGCCTCCAGAAGCAGGAGCAGATCGCCGCCGCCGAAGCTGAGTGA
- the LOC109706551 gene encoding exopolygalacturonase, which translates to MNLPKQASGKFIKDKNTKQIRNSIEQYNPIQSNPMASLLHLPFFFLLSLALYLPQPGETLSIRRGSSGGGAFSVADYGAAGDGRSYDTVAIQAAIDACARSGGGRVVVPAGGDYLTATVFLRSGVVLEVERGARLLGGTREGDYPPESARWYVVLAEGAEGAGITGGGEINGQGGAFVVRRSERKNVMVSWNATGECEGDECRPRLVGFIDSKDVRVWNITLNQPAYWCLHLVRCDNSLIHNVSIYGDFNTPNNDGIDIEDSNNTVITNCHIDTGDDAICPKSSTGPVVNLTATNCWIQTKSSAIKLGSASYFDFRRFLFDDITIVDSHRGLGMQIRDGGNVSDVVFSNIRISTRYYDPLWWGRAEPIYITTCPRDSTSKSGSISNILFVNISSVSENGVFLSGSRHGLLNNIKFKNVSLTYKRWTNYTGGLYDYRPGCQGLVNHSTAGMMMEHISGLEIENVKMRWSKMSSKGWDNPLLFRPSTVDKLSFHDWQSNVY; encoded by the exons atgaatcTCCCCAAGCAAGCGAGCGGAAAATTTATAAAAGACAAAAACACCAAACAGATCCGAAATTCGATAGAACAAtacaatccaatccaatccaatccaatggCGTCTCTTCTCCAcctccctttcttcttcctcctctctctggCCCTCTATTTACCCCAACCGGGCGAAACCCTAAGCATCCGCCGCGGatcctccggcggcggcgccttCTCCGTCGCCGACTACGGCGCCGCTGGCGACGGGCGCAGCTACGACACGGTGGCGATCCAAGCGGCGATCGACGCGTGCGCGCGCTCCGGCGGGGGCCGCGTGGTGGTCCCCGCGGGGGGCGACTACCTAACCGCGACGGTGTTCCTCCGATCGGGGGTGGTGTTGGAGGTGGAGAGGGGGGCGCGGCTCCTCGGGGGGACGAGGGAGGGGGACTACCCCCCGGAGTCGGCGCGGTGGTACGTGGTGCTCGCGGAGGGGGCGGAGGGGGCGGGGATCACGGGAGGCGGGGAGATCAACGGCCAGGGAGGGGCCTTCGTGGTGCGGAGGAGCGAGAGGAAGAACGTGATGGTGAGCTGGAACGCCACGGGGGAGTGCGAGGGCGACGAGTGTCGGCCCCGCCTCGTAGGATTCATCGACTCCAAGGATGTTAGGGTTTGGAACATCACCCTCAACCAGCCCGCTTACTGGTG TCTACATCTAGTGAGGTGTGATAACTCATTGATCCACAACGTATCAATATATGGAGATTTCAACACACCAAACAACGATGGAATTGATATCGAAGATTCAAACAACACGGTCATCACCAATTGCCACATTGATACCGGTGATGACGCAATCTGCCCGAAATCGTCAACCGGACCTGTTGTCAATTTAACTGCAACAAACTGCTGGATTCAAACTAAATCTAGCGCTATAAAGCTCGGCAGTGCTAGTTATTTCGATTTTAGAAGATTTTTATTTGATGATATCACTATTGTGGACTCACATAGGGGGCTTGGAATGCAAATACGTGACGGAG GAAATGTGAGCGACGTTGTTTTCTCTAACATCAGAATAAGCACCAGATACTATGATCCCTTGTGGTGGGGGAGAGCAGAGCCTATTTACATAACAACTTGCCCAAGAGATTCGACTTCAAAATCCGGGTCCATCTCCAACATTCTCTTTGTGAATATCTCATCAGTTTCGGAGAATGGGGTTTTCTTGTCCGGTTCGAGGCATGGACTTCTCAACAACATTAAGTTCAAAAATGTTAGCTTGACTTACAAGAGATGGACGAATTATACGGGAGGGTTATACGATTATAGGCCCGGATGTCAGGGATTGGTTAATCACAGCACAGCCGGTATGATGATGGAGCATATATCGGGATTGGAGATAGAGAATGTGAAGATGAGGTGGTCTAAAATGAGCTCGAAAGGATGGGATAATCCCCTCCTATTTAGACCTTCTACTGTGGATAAGTTATCCTTCCATGATTGGCAATCAAATGTATATTAG